One window of Candidatus Omnitrophota bacterium genomic DNA carries:
- a CDS encoding response regulator, whose amino-acid sequence MTNQSSPFRILVVDDEKSILDIYSNIFKSSGLLDGVKTSYTHPVEIENEQKGAFELTLCRQGDEAVQAVEHSMVEERPYSIVYLDMHMPPGPDGLWTAENIRRIDPNVEIAIVTGFSKISLREITQRIASPDKLIYLRKPFQYDEIIQLSLALSHKWRNEKEIKLLNKSLEIKVQERTKEILDINKKLKDDICERLKAEAALRESERELKKAKEAAELANQAKSRFLANMSHEIRTPMNAIIGMSDLALDTLLSEEQREYVTIIKESSASLLTLLNDIIDFSKIEAGKLDISPQEFDIRVSLGEALQAVAIHAHRKKLELLLQIDPTIPDFLMGDSARLRQIVVNLTGNAVKFTEEGEVFVKVDREIESDGRSVLHFRIRDTGIGIPLEKQDIIFKEFHQADVSTTRKYGGAGLGLAISSKLIEMMKGRIWVESPAPGENWHSKGGPGSLFHFTIPLEYEPKNVHSKPANSYESFRNIPVLIIDDNRTNQKILSEILSSWEMKPYVAESEKEALQIMELAHRQGSSINLILLDSEMPNANGFDLVDALRNRPVYASVKILMMTLWGELLLENHPQDMKNIYLLRKPITSSALMECLQQALGWEKEVLDEAVPFPAAPLSLRILLAEDNPFNQKLAVRLLEKNGCQSFVANNGLEAVQLYRTETFDAILMDVHMPEMDGLEAARRIRSIEKETNRHVPIIAITAAALKGDMEKCLEAGMDDYLPKPIKAKDVMDKIRRLTSVAPEVCQAPALALRILLAEDSSFSQKVTARILDKLGCQSLTAPNGAEAVRLYQTEVFNVILMDVHMPEMDGLEASSRIRSIEKETNRHIPIIAITGAASKKDIEKCLEAGMDDYILKPITANDLMDKIILWTSRAPGIGADAQTSAACPVARGLAEPSCVINKESVLEQVDGDLEQVRELAAMFIENSKDIMEKIRKAINETDFEGLREAAHSLKGIVSFFGAHAARESALQLELIGRNGQKEKMQSAWDSLDGEMIRLRNALKELEWIDLS is encoded by the coding sequence ATGACCAATCAAAGCTCGCCATTTCGCATTCTTGTCGTAGACGACGAAAAAAGCATTCTGGATATTTATTCGAACATATTCAAATCCAGCGGTTTATTGGATGGAGTAAAAACAAGCTATACTCACCCCGTTGAAATCGAGAACGAGCAAAAGGGCGCATTCGAGTTGACTCTTTGCCGGCAAGGCGACGAAGCCGTCCAAGCCGTCGAACATTCGATGGTGGAAGAACGGCCGTATTCCATCGTCTATCTGGATATGCACATGCCTCCAGGACCAGACGGCTTGTGGACGGCGGAAAATATCCGGCGGATCGATCCCAACGTCGAAATAGCGATCGTTACCGGTTTTTCCAAAATCAGCCTGCGAGAAATTACCCAAAGAATCGCTTCGCCCGACAAATTGATTTATCTGCGCAAACCTTTCCAATACGACGAAATTATCCAGCTAAGCCTCGCCTTGTCCCATAAATGGCGTAACGAAAAAGAAATTAAGTTATTAAATAAATCTTTGGAAATCAAAGTACAAGAACGAACCAAAGAAATTCTCGATATAAACAAGAAGTTGAAAGACGATATATGCGAACGGCTCAAAGCGGAAGCCGCTCTCAGGGAAAGCGAGAGGGAACTAAAAAAAGCCAAGGAAGCCGCCGAACTGGCGAACCAGGCGAAAAGCCGCTTTCTCGCCAACATGAGCCATGAAATCCGCACGCCGATGAACGCGATTATCGGCATGAGCGATCTGGCGTTGGATACACTTCTCAGCGAGGAACAGCGAGAGTACGTAACGATCATCAAAGAATCGTCGGCTTCTCTCCTTACGCTGCTCAATGACATCATCGATTTTTCTAAAATCGAAGCGGGAAAGCTCGACATTTCTCCTCAAGAATTCGATATTCGAGTCTCGCTCGGCGAAGCGTTGCAAGCCGTCGCCATACATGCCCATCGGAAAAAACTGGAACTATTGCTTCAGATCGATCCAACCATTCCCGATTTCCTGATGGGGGATTCCGCTCGGTTGAGGCAGATTGTCGTGAATCTGACGGGCAACGCCGTCAAATTCACGGAAGAGGGCGAAGTATTCGTCAAAGTGGATCGGGAAATCGAATCGGATGGACGGAGCGTTCTGCACTTTCGAATCCGGGATACGGGAATCGGCATTCCCTTGGAAAAACAGGACATTATCTTCAAAGAATTCCACCAGGCGGATGTCTCCACGACGCGAAAATACGGCGGCGCGGGACTTGGCTTGGCTATCTCTTCCAAATTAATCGAAATGATGAAAGGGCGAATATGGGTGGAAAGTCCAGCTCCCGGTGAAAACTGGCATTCAAAAGGCGGACCGGGCAGCCTCTTTCATTTCACAATTCCTTTAGAATACGAACCGAAAAATGTTCATTCCAAGCCAGCGAATTCCTACGAGTCCTTTCGCAATATCCCCGTTTTGATTATCGACGATAACCGGACGAATCAAAAAATTTTAAGTGAAATTCTATCAAGTTGGGAAATGAAGCCTTATGTGGCGGAGAGCGAAAAAGAAGCCCTCCAGATCATGGAATTGGCTCATCGACAAGGAAGTTCAATCAACCTGATTCTCCTCGACTCGGAAATGCCCAACGCCAATGGATTCGATCTTGTGGATGCGCTCCGAAATCGGCCGGTATATGCCAGCGTTAAAATCTTAATGATGACGCTATGGGGAGAATTATTGCTGGAAAACCATCCCCAAGACATGAAAAATATCTATCTGCTCAGAAAACCCATAACTTCCAGCGCTCTGATGGAATGCCTCCAGCAAGCGTTAGGATGGGAAAAGGAAGTTCTCGATGAGGCGGTTCCTTTTCCTGCGGCGCCGCTCTCGCTGCGAATCCTTCTTGCAGAAGACAATCCTTTCAATCAAAAATTAGCTGTGCGCTTATTGGAAAAAAATGGATGCCAATCGTTTGTTGCGAATAATGGCTTAGAAGCGGTTCAGCTTTATCGAACGGAAACATTCGACGCCATTCTTATGGATGTTCACATGCCGGAGATGGATGGATTGGAAGCCGCGAGGCGAATCCGCTCCATCGAAAAAGAGACGAATCGGCATGTTCCCATCATCGCCATTACCGCCGCCGCTCTCAAAGGGGACATGGAGAAATGCTTGGAAGCGGGAATGGACGATTACCTTCCCAAGCCGATCAAAGCCAAGGACGTCATGGACAAAATCCGCCGTTTAACTTCTGTTGCGCCGGAGGTCTGCCAGGCGCCGGCGCTTGCGCTGCGCATACTTCTAGCGGAAGACAGCTCTTTCAGTCAAAAAGTTACCGCGCGCATTTTGGATAAACTTGGATGCCAATCCTTAACGGCGCCCAATGGCGCGGAAGCGGTTCGGCTTTATCAAACGGAAGTGTTCAACGTGATTCTCATGGATGTCCATATGCCGGAAATGGACGGATTGGAAGCCTCGAGTAGAATCCGCTCTATAGAAAAAGAGACGAATCGGCATATTCCCATCATCGCTATTACCGGCGCTGCTAGCAAGAAAGATATTGAGAAATGTTTGGAAGCGGGTATGGACGATTATATTCTTAAGCCGATCACAGCCAATGATTTAATGGATAAAATTATTCTTTGGACTTCCCGCGCGCCGGGGATAGGCGCCGATGCCCAAACCAGCGCCGCTTGTCCGGTTGCTCGCGGCCTAGCCGAACCGTCTTGCGTCATAAACAAAGAATCCGTATTGGAACAAGTAGATGGGGATCTGGAGCAAGTGCGCGAATTGGCGGCAATGTTTATCGAAAATTCGAAAGATATTATGGAGAAAATCCGGAAAGCGATCAATGAAACGGATTTTGAAGGATTGAGAGAAGCGGCTCACAGTTTAAAAGGCATCGTCAGTTTTTTCGGCGCTCATGCGGCGAGAGAATCGGCTCTTCAATTAGAACTCATAGGCCGCAACGGCCAGAAAGAAAAAATGCAAAGCGCATGGGATTCGTTGGATGGCGAGATGATTCGTTTGCGAAATGCTCTAAAGGAATTGGAGTGGATTGATTTATCTTGA
- a CDS encoding type II secretion system protein: MIASTGRLPSTAPFGFTLIELLIAVAIIGVLAAIVSANYVLSIERADAAACQENLRTVFTALQSYRLDYNRFPPADGAADVHSQSNHTAWGCGPSANGYWSGVSLLLSELGYCSEEALYCPALKRAHSRRIEAYPTCDGSSLAGKTVPQWRFLRFAYNNAAADAGGSNGGENNIETEWKSEVWLVRCLHLDISEFDKERAIRFPFRIKQDEKNPNRTWYGEFELTVLGTIRLRPVCLE; the protein is encoded by the coding sequence GTGATCGCTTCAACGGGCAGACTGCCCTCAACCGCCCCATTCGGATTTACCCTTATCGAGCTGCTTATCGCCGTCGCTATTATCGGCGTCTTAGCCGCCATCGTCAGCGCCAATTACGTTCTATCCATCGAACGGGCGGACGCGGCGGCTTGCCAAGAGAACCTTCGCACCGTCTTCACCGCTTTGCAATCCTATCGGTTGGATTACAACCGATTCCCGCCCGCCGATGGCGCCGCCGATGTTCACTCCCAATCCAACCATACGGCTTGGGGTTGCGGCCCTTCCGCCAACGGCTATTGGAGCGGCGTTTCGCTTCTATTAAGCGAGCTTGGCTACTGTTCGGAGGAAGCGCTCTATTGCCCCGCGCTCAAACGCGCCCATTCCCGGCGCATCGAGGCGTATCCTACATGCGATGGATCGTCTCTGGCTGGAAAAACCGTTCCTCAATGGCGTTTTCTGCGGTTTGCCTACAATAACGCCGCCGCCGATGCGGGCGGTTCCAATGGCGGAGAAAATAATATCGAAACCGAGTGGAAATCCGAAGTCTGGCTTGTCCGATGCCTTCATCTAGATATCAGCGAATTCGACAAAGAACGCGCCATCCGCTTTCCTTTTCGCATCAAGCAGGACGAAAAAAATCCCAATCGAACATGGTATGGCGAATTCGAACTGACTGTTCTGGGAACCATCCGTCTGCGTCCCGTCTGTTTGGAATAG
- a CDS encoding response regulator encodes MKILVVDDYAVIRKIHINNFNKMGIMDIDEAENGNEAIEAANRIRYDLILLDWHMPSMNGLEVLKILRTQGINAPIVFCTDESEKESIKSAMLGGATRYITKPYTPTQFRSIMNELLGLRT; translated from the coding sequence ATGAAAATTCTTGTCGTAGACGACTATGCGGTTATTCGCAAAATCCATATCAATAATTTCAACAAAATGGGGATCATGGATATCGATGAGGCCGAAAACGGTAACGAAGCTATCGAAGCGGCGAATCGCATTCGATACGACTTGATTCTATTGGATTGGCACATGCCGTCCATGAATGGACTTGAGGTTTTGAAAATCCTACGAACGCAAGGAATTAACGCTCCTATTGTTTTCTGTACGGACGAAAGCGAAAAAGAAAGCATAAAATCGGCGATGTTGGGCGGCGCTACGCGCTATATAACGAAGCCGTATACGCCAACGCAATTTCGTTCGATCATGAACGAATTATTGGGTTTAAGAACATAA